A single genomic interval of bacterium harbors:
- the proC gene encoding pyrroline-5-carboxylate reductase, with the protein MKIGIIGCGNMGGAIIKGILKKGIFKPDEIIASDIEKEKLKALEDELKIKTTQNNLEVFPFADGIILAIKPYHMGDLLEQIKQGVKGHHIISIAAGIKTGFIEERLNNARIIRVMPNMPCLISCGISAIAKGKYADDSDVSFAKMIFFALGDVVEVDENLIDAVTALSGSGPAYIFVIIDALISVGVKMGLSRDISERLVLTTISGSVLMMKQTKKHPAELRDMVTSPGGTTMAAIEVMEKENLSGIIWKAVLSAEKRAKELG; encoded by the coding sequence ATGAAAATTGGCATAATTGGTTGTGGAAATATGGGTGGTGCGATTATCAAAGGGATTTTGAAAAAGGGTATCTTCAAGCCCGATGAAATTATCGCCTCTGATATCGAGAAAGAAAAATTAAAAGCCCTGGAAGATGAGCTTAAAATAAAAACTACCCAAAATAACCTTGAGGTCTTTCCTTTTGCCGATGGGATTATTTTAGCGATAAAACCTTACCATATGGGAGATCTTTTAGAGCAAATTAAGCAGGGGGTAAAGGGACACCATATAATTTCAATTGCCGCGGGGATTAAAACAGGTTTTATTGAGGAAAGGCTAAACAATGCAAGGATAATAAGGGTGATGCCGAATATGCCTTGTTTAATTTCTTGCGGAATATCTGCCATAGCAAAGGGAAAATATGCCGATGATTCTGATGTTTCCTTTGCAAAGATGATATTTTTTGCTTTGGGCGATGTTGTAGAGGTAGATGAAAACCTCATAGATGCTGTAACTGCCCTTTCTGGCTCTGGTCCTGCATATATCTTTGTTATAATAGATGCCCTAATCTCTGTAGGTGTGAAGATGGGGCTTTCAAGGGATATTTCTGAAAGGCTTGTTTTGACAACCATATCAGGCTCGGTTTTGATGATGAAACAAACAAAAAAGCACCCGGCAGAGCTAAGGGATATGGTTACATCCCCTGGGGGAACAACAATGGCAGCAATTGAGGTAATGGAAAAAGAAAACCTTTCGGGAATAATCTGGAAAGCGGTTTTATCCGCAGAAAAAAGGGCAAAGGAATTAGGATGA